A genome region from Chryseobacterium indicum includes the following:
- a CDS encoding TROVE domain-containing protein — protein sequence MKFNFLRKENKVVTNYEGAKAYTMTPAEELYSAVVTTGLSNTTYEKGNERLTRIQSLIQKNDPEFVAKLAVYARKDMYLRSIPLVLTTELAKQTSGTDLVSRTIDGVIQRADEITELLAYYQLANERTDLKKLNKLSKQIQKGLVKSFNKFDEYQFAKYNRKAEVTLKDALFLVHPKAKDENQQAIFNKIVNDSLETPYTWEVELSVLGQAKFADDAERKAAFKNKWEELIFSNKLGYMATLRNLRNIMEANVPPDAMQKVCSYLSDEKAVRNSKQLPFRFLSAYRELKSMKSPYLSSILEALEDAVLVSAKNIKGFGFDTSVVIAADVSGSMQQPVSPRSKVLLYDIGLLMSMMLQSQCKNVISGIFGDTWKRVPMPKNGILRNVDAFYKREGEVGYSTNGYLVIEDLLNRREKVDKVMIFTDTQLWNSNGTRNSFEDSWNQYKSFHPNAKLYIFDLAGYGRQPLDIRQNDVYLIAGWSDKIFDVLNALEDKKSAVEMIKKVVL from the coding sequence ATGAAATTTAATTTTTTAAGAAAAGAGAATAAAGTAGTAACGAACTACGAAGGTGCAAAAGCTTATACTATGACACCTGCAGAAGAACTATACAGTGCTGTTGTTACAACAGGATTATCCAATACCACCTATGAAAAAGGAAATGAAAGACTCACAAGAATTCAGTCCCTGATTCAGAAAAATGATCCTGAATTCGTTGCAAAACTGGCAGTTTATGCAAGAAAAGATATGTACCTGCGTTCCATTCCATTGGTTTTGACGACTGAATTGGCAAAGCAGACTTCAGGTACAGACTTGGTAAGCAGAACCATCGACGGAGTTATTCAGAGAGCGGATGAAATCACAGAATTGCTGGCGTATTACCAATTGGCAAACGAAAGAACAGATCTTAAAAAACTGAACAAACTGTCAAAGCAAATTCAGAAAGGTCTTGTAAAATCATTCAATAAATTTGATGAATACCAGTTCGCCAAATACAACAGAAAAGCTGAGGTAACTCTGAAAGATGCCCTGTTTCTGGTTCACCCGAAAGCAAAAGATGAAAACCAGCAGGCTATTTTCAACAAAATCGTCAACGATTCGTTGGAAACACCTTACACTTGGGAAGTTGAACTTTCAGTATTAGGTCAGGCAAAATTTGCCGATGATGCCGAAAGAAAAGCCGCCTTCAAAAACAAATGGGAAGAACTGATTTTCAGTAACAAACTGGGTTATATGGCAACTTTGCGAAACCTCAGAAATATTATGGAAGCCAACGTTCCTCCTGATGCGATGCAGAAAGTTTGCAGCTATCTTTCGGATGAAAAAGCCGTGAGAAATTCAAAGCAATTGCCTTTCAGATTCTTGTCGGCGTACAGAGAACTGAAAAGTATGAAATCACCTTATCTGTCATCCATTCTCGAAGCATTGGAAGATGCGGTTTTGGTGAGTGCCAAAAATATCAAAGGTTTTGGATTCGATACTTCGGTGGTGATCGCGGCAGACGTATCCGGTTCGATGCAACAGCCGGTTTCTCCAAGATCTAAAGTTTTGCTGTACGATATTGGTCTGTTGATGTCGATGATGTTGCAGTCACAGTGCAAAAATGTGATTTCAGGAATATTCGGTGACACTTGGAAAAGAGTTCCGATGCCTAAAAACGGTATTTTGAGAAACGTGGATGCATTCTACAAAAGAGAAGGTGAAGTAGGTTACTCTACCAACGGTTATCTGGTCATCGAAGATTTGCTGAACAGACGCGAAAAAGTAGATAAAGTAATGATTTTCACCGATACCCAGCTTTGGAACAGCAACGGAACCCGAAATTCTTTTGAAGATTCTTGGAATCAATACAAAAGTTTTCACCCAAATGCAAAATTGTATATTTTTGACTTGGCGGGTTACGGAAGACAGCCTTTGGATATCAGACAAAACGATGTATACCTTATTGCAGGTTGGTCCGACAAAATTTTCGATGTACTGAATGCTTTGGAAGACAAAAAATCTGCCGTGGAAATGATTAAAAAAGTAGTGCTGTAA
- a CDS encoding VOC family protein gives MIKGLYETHVQVSDLENAIKFYTEVLGLKFAHKEAKRRIAFLWIGKNKESMLGLWEQKENLQTRHFAFTANKEDILNHSVEFLKNKNLKPYNFLKDGIEKPMVFAWMPALAIYFNDPDGNQLEFISVLEGDGKPELGVLSYEEWMERK, from the coding sequence ATGATTAAAGGACTGTACGAAACTCATGTTCAGGTGAGTGATCTGGAAAATGCAATAAAATTCTATACTGAAGTTTTGGGTTTGAAATTTGCCCACAAAGAAGCAAAACGAAGAATTGCTTTTTTGTGGATCGGAAAAAACAAGGAATCCATGTTGGGTTTATGGGAGCAGAAGGAAAATCTTCAAACTAGGCATTTTGCTTTTACTGCCAACAAAGAAGATATCCTGAATCATTCTGTCGAATTTCTGAAAAATAAAAATTTAAAACCTTACAATTTCCTGAAAGACGGTATTGAAAAGCCGATGGTTTTTGCATGGATGCCTGCTTTAGCCATTTATTTTAATGATCCGGATGGAAATCAGCTGGAATTTATCTCGGTTTTAGAAGGTGACGGAAAACCGGAGCTGGGTGTACTTTCTTATGAGGAGTGGATGGAAAGGAAATAA
- a CDS encoding slipin family protein → MIKNVQIKAYETGLVFKNGYLIDILREGNFWIFGNKSIEIYDMKSLFKSDTDLHLLLKNENLKSLLEIVEVKEGEIVLMYENEIFKDVLNIGQYAFWKGILDREFQKIDLTKVEISQEISKTVLENMKLKSLIRKFVVPSHYKGLLLIDGKLSQVLESGLYSFWNNDSSVEVKIVDPNYEIKSQFGAHENGTVLIKSEPLKDFLKIIEVKDGEIILLYENGSLKDVLNVGQYAFWVDIADREFQKVNLMKVEITEDISKTLLENVRLRNYVRKFIVSNQHRGLLLIDGKLTKTLEAGTYYFWNNETSIEVKSADMRMQQMEIAGQELLTKDKAMLRINFYVRFQVENIEKALMENKEYDKQLYILMQLALREFVGALTLDELLLKKDSIGKEILENLGNKAEDLGLKASDAGIRDVILTGEMKEIMNQVLIAEKKAQANSIMRREETASTRSLLNTAKLMEENEVLWKLKEMEYMEKIADKIGDITVSGNSNIVSQLKEIFTK, encoded by the coding sequence ATGATAAAAAATGTACAAATTAAAGCATACGAAACAGGTTTGGTTTTTAAAAACGGATATCTGATCGATATTTTGAGAGAAGGTAATTTCTGGATTTTTGGAAATAAGTCTATAGAGATTTATGATATGAAATCTTTGTTTAAATCTGATACTGATCTTCATCTTTTGTTGAAAAATGAAAACCTGAAATCGTTATTGGAAATCGTTGAAGTAAAAGAAGGAGAGATTGTTCTGATGTACGAAAACGAAATTTTCAAAGACGTTTTGAATATTGGTCAATATGCTTTCTGGAAAGGAATCTTGGATAGAGAGTTTCAAAAAATCGACTTGACTAAAGTTGAGATTTCACAAGAAATTTCCAAGACAGTTTTGGAAAATATGAAATTAAAAAGCCTGATTAGAAAATTTGTTGTGCCTTCTCACTATAAAGGTCTGCTATTAATTGACGGAAAACTGAGTCAGGTTTTGGAAAGTGGTCTTTACTCTTTCTGGAATAATGATTCTTCTGTTGAAGTTAAAATCGTAGATCCAAACTATGAAATAAAATCACAGTTCGGAGCCCATGAAAACGGAACTGTTTTGATAAAATCTGAACCGCTTAAAGATTTTTTGAAAATTATAGAGGTAAAAGACGGAGAAATTATTTTGCTATATGAAAACGGAAGTTTAAAAGATGTATTAAACGTAGGTCAGTATGCATTTTGGGTAGATATTGCAGACAGAGAGTTCCAGAAAGTGAATTTGATGAAAGTTGAAATTACAGAAGATATATCGAAGACTCTCTTGGAAAATGTAAGATTGAGAAATTATGTAAGAAAATTTATTGTATCCAATCAGCATAGAGGATTACTGTTAATTGACGGAAAATTAACCAAAACTCTTGAAGCCGGAACATACTACTTCTGGAACAACGAAACTTCCATCGAAGTAAAATCGGCAGATATGAGAATGCAGCAAATGGAAATTGCAGGTCAGGAATTGTTGACCAAAGATAAAGCGATGCTGCGTATTAATTTCTATGTACGTTTTCAGGTGGAAAACATCGAAAAAGCGTTGATGGAAAATAAAGAATACGATAAGCAATTATATATTCTGATGCAGTTGGCTTTGCGTGAATTCGTTGGAGCTTTAACATTGGATGAATTATTGTTGAAAAAAGATTCTATAGGAAAAGAAATCCTTGAAAATCTTGGAAACAAAGCCGAAGATTTAGGTTTGAAAGCTTCCGATGCGGGAATCAGAGATGTGATCTTGACAGGAGAAATGAAGGAAATCATGAATCAGGTTTTGATTGCCGAGAAAAAAGCTCAGGCAAACAGCATCATGAGACGTGAAGAAACCGCTTCCACAAGAAGCTTGCTGAATACAGCGAAATTAATGGAAGAAAACGAAGTCCTTTGGAAGCTGAAAGAGATGGAATATATGGAGAAAATCGCCGACAAAATTGGAGATATTACCGTTTCCGGAAACAGTAACATTGTTTCTCAGCTGAAAGAAATCTTCACAAAATAG
- a CDS encoding 3'-5' exonuclease — MKTTDNILIIDLEATCWEDRPPRGQESEIIEIGVCIMDAKTGKISKNEGILVKPQYSKVSPFCTELTSITQQMLDDEGVLLEDALDILRAEYDSEDLTWASYGNYDLNMLQNQARRFNVDYPLSDDHINVKTLFGELHPTIRKSVGMARALGELKLTLEGTHHRGVDDAKNIAKILHWCLQQY, encoded by the coding sequence ATGAAAACAACAGACAACATATTAATTATAGACCTCGAAGCCACATGTTGGGAAGACCGACCGCCGAGAGGACAGGAAAGTGAAATCATAGAAATCGGAGTTTGTATCATGGATGCAAAAACCGGAAAGATTTCCAAAAATGAGGGAATTTTAGTAAAACCCCAATATTCGAAAGTAAGTCCGTTTTGTACGGAACTGACTTCCATTACGCAGCAAATGCTTGATGATGAAGGTGTTTTGTTAGAAGATGCTTTAGATATTCTGAGAGCAGAATACGATTCTGAAGATCTGACCTGGGCAAGTTACGGAAATTATGATCTTAATATGCTTCAAAATCAGGCAAGAAGATTCAATGTGGATTATCCTTTGAGCGATGACCACATCAATGTGAAAACATTATTCGGAGAACTGCATCCCACGATTCGTAAAAGTGTAGGTATGGCAAGAGCTTTAGGCGAATTAAAGCTTACACTTGAAGGAACGCATCACAGAGGAGTAGATGATGCCAAAAATATTGCGAAAATATTGCATTGGTGTCTGCAACAGTATTAA
- a CDS encoding 3'-5' exonuclease: MKTTNEIVIIDLEATCWENDRIPAGQKTDIIEIGICELNRTTQEISKKRSIYVIPERSKINKFCTELTGITPQLIEEKGIYFEEACEKIRDEYGSTQLTWTGFGNFDKEQIMEQCDYLGIENPFSENYINVMYQFKKYIGHHKMMGLKRALNYMNMDFEGNHHSGADDAYNAARILREILG; the protein is encoded by the coding sequence ATGAAAACAACAAACGAAATTGTAATTATCGATTTGGAAGCTACGTGTTGGGAAAACGACAGAATTCCCGCCGGCCAAAAAACCGATATTATAGAAATAGGAATTTGCGAATTAAACAGAACAACGCAGGAAATTTCCAAAAAACGAAGCATTTATGTAATTCCCGAAAGATCTAAAATCAATAAATTTTGTACAGAACTTACAGGAATTACACCGCAACTTATCGAAGAAAAAGGAATCTATTTCGAAGAAGCCTGCGAAAAAATAAGAGATGAATATGGCTCAACTCAGCTTACTTGGACAGGTTTTGGAAATTTTGATAAAGAGCAGATCATGGAACAGTGCGATTATCTCGGTATCGAAAATCCTTTTTCCGAAAACTACATCAATGTGATGTATCAATTCAAAAAATATATAGGACATCATAAAATGATGGGTTTGAAAAGAGCCCTGAATTATATGAACATGGATTTTGAAGGAAATCATCACAGCGGAGCAGACGATGCTTACAACGCCGCCAGAATTTTAAGAGAAATTTTGGGGTGA